The genomic DNA CACACCGACGACGGGGTCGTGCGGGTGGTCGACTTCATGCCCCCGCGCCAGTGGGACCCGGACGTGGCCAGGGTCGTCGAGGGGGTCAGGGGCCGGGTGCCGATGCGGATGGAGCTGACCATCCGGTTCGACTACGGCTCCATCGTGCCCTGGGTGCGGAACGTCGACGGGGCGCTGCACGCCGTCGCCGGGCCCGACTCGGTCTGGCTGCGCACCCCGGTGCCGGTGCGGGGCGAGAACTGGACCACCCTGGCCGACTTCACCGTGGCCGAGGGCGAACGGGTCCCGTTCATGCTCACCTGGCACGCCTCGCACCGGCCGGCCCCGCGCCACATCGACCCGATCCGGGCCCTTGGCGACACCGAGGCCTGGTGGGGCGAGTGGGCGAGCCACGTCGACTACCACGGCGGCTGGCAGGACGCGGTGCTCCGGTCCCTGCTCACCCTGAAGGCGCTGACCTACGCCCCCACCGGCGGGATCGTGGCCGCCCCGACCACGTCGCTGCCCGAGCAGCTCGGCGGCGTCCGCAACTGGGACTACCGCTACTGCTGGCTGCGCGACGCCACCTTCACCCTGTCGGCGCTGATGCTGGCCGGGCTGGCCGAGGAGGCCAAGGCGTGGCGGGAGTGGCTGCTGCGGGCCGTGGCCGGCCAGCCGCGGCAGATGCAGATCCTCTACGGCGTGGCCGGCGAGCGGCGGATCACCGAGCAGGAGCTGGACTGGCTGGCCGGCTACGAGGGGTCACGGCCGGTGCGCACCGGCAACGCGGCCGTGACCCAGTTCCAGCTCGACGTCTACGGCGAGGTCATGGACACCCTGCACCTGGGCCAGCACGTGGGCCTGGAGAGCGACGAGGCGGCCTGGGACCTGCAGCGGGCCCTGCTGGAGTTCCTCGAGACCAAGTGGCGCGAGCCGGACGAGGGCATCTGGGAGATCCGCGGCCCCCGGCGGCACTTCACCCACTCCAAGGTGATGGCCTGGGTGGGGCTCGACCGGGCCATCAAGGCGGTCGAGCTGCTGCGCCACGACGGCCCCGTCGACCGCTGGCGGGCCGTCCGCCGCGAGCTCCACGACGAGGTCTGCCGCGAGGGCTACGACACCGAGCGGGACAGCTTCGTGCAGTACTACGGGGCCGACCACCTGGACGCCAGCCTGCTCCTGATCCCGCTGGTCGGGTTCCTGCCCGCCGGCGACCCGCGGGTCAAGGGCACGGTGGCCGCCATCCAGCGCGAGCTGACGGTGGACGGGCTGGTCCACCGCTACCCGCCCGAGGGCTCCCAGGCGGTGGACGGGCTGCCGCCCGGCGAGGGGACGTTCCTGGCCTGCACGTTCTGGCTGGCCGACAACCTCGCCCTGATGGGCCGGCGCGAGGAGGCCCTGGCCATCTTCGAGCGGCTGCTCACCCTCCGCAACGACGTCGGGCTGCTGGCCGAGGAGTTCGACCCCTCCACCGGGCGTCAGCTCGGCAACTTCCCCCAGGCGTTCTCGCACGTCGCCCTCGTGAACACGGCCAACTACCTG from Actinomycetota bacterium includes the following:
- a CDS encoding glycoside hydrolase family 15 protein, coding for MASPIEDYALIGDTHTAGLVSREGSIDWLCLPRFDSPACFAALLGERSNGRWLLAPAGPVREVRRRYEGDTLVLETEHHTDDGVVRVVDFMPPRQWDPDVARVVEGVRGRVPMRMELTIRFDYGSIVPWVRNVDGALHAVAGPDSVWLRTPVPVRGENWTTLADFTVAEGERVPFMLTWHASHRPAPRHIDPIRALGDTEAWWGEWASHVDYHGGWQDAVLRSLLTLKALTYAPTGGIVAAPTTSLPEQLGGVRNWDYRYCWLRDATFTLSALMLAGLAEEAKAWREWLLRAVAGQPRQMQILYGVAGERRITEQELDWLAGYEGSRPVRTGNAAVTQFQLDVYGEVMDTLHLGQHVGLESDEAAWDLQRALLEFLETKWREPDEGIWEIRGPRRHFTHSKVMAWVGLDRAIKAVELLRHDGPVDRWRAVRRELHDEVCREGYDTERDSFVQYYGADHLDASLLLIPLVGFLPAGDPRVKGTVAAIQRELTVDGLVHRYPPEGSQAVDGLPPGEGTFLACTFWLADNLALMGRREEALAIFERLLTLRNDVGLLAEEFDPSTGRQLGNFPQAFSHVALVNTANYLSEGPMPAWARHTP